In the genome of Pseudomonas putida, one region contains:
- a CDS encoding 5-formyltetrahydrofolate cyclo-ligase, with amino-acid sequence MTDTAPLTRPQLRRLLRNARRALTPAQQRQASLGLYRQLAQHPLFRRARHIALYLPNDGEIDPRLLLREAQRRGKRIYLPVLHAWPRTRMVFQRFERGEKLRPNRFRIPEPVVERKRQRPIWSLDLILLPLVGFDEVGGRLGMGGGFYDRSLAYQARRKAWKKPLLLGLAHECQKVERLAQASWDVPLKGTVSDRAWYLAPA; translated from the coding sequence ATGACCGACACCGCGCCGCTCACCCGCCCTCAACTACGCCGCCTGCTGCGCAATGCCCGTCGCGCACTGACACCCGCCCAACAACGTCAAGCCTCCCTCGGCCTATACCGCCAGTTGGCCCAGCATCCGTTGTTCCGCCGTGCCCGGCACATTGCCTTGTACCTACCCAATGATGGCGAGATCGATCCGCGCCTGTTGCTGCGCGAGGCCCAGCGACGCGGCAAGCGCATCTATCTGCCGGTGCTGCATGCCTGGCCGCGTACGCGCATGGTGTTCCAGCGTTTCGAGCGCGGCGAGAAGCTACGCCCCAACCGCTTCCGCATCCCTGAACCTGTGGTCGAACGCAAACGCCAGCGGCCGATCTGGTCATTGGACCTGATCCTGCTGCCCCTGGTGGGGTTCGACGAAGTGGGGGGGCGCCTGGGCATGGGTGGCGGTTTCTATGACCGCAGCCTGGCCTACCAGGCACGCCGCAAGGCATGGAAAAAACCGCTGCTGCTGGGATTGGCCCATGAGTGCCAGAAGGTGGAGCGGTTGGCTCAGGCCAGTTGGGATGTTCCGCTCAAGGGGACGGTCTCGGACCGTGCCTGGTACCTGGCGCCGGCTTGA
- a CDS encoding EVE domain-containing protein: MAYWLMKSEPDELSIEALAGLGQARWDGVRNYQARNFLRAMSVGDEFFFYHSSCPQPGIAGIARITAAAYPDPTALDPESPYYDAKANAEKNPWSAVDVAHVTTFRQVLGLGMLKQQATLDELALVQKGSRLSVMPVTAEQWAAILALAA; this comes from the coding sequence ATGGCCTATTGGCTGATGAAATCCGAGCCCGACGAACTCTCCATCGAAGCCCTGGCAGGCCTCGGACAGGCACGCTGGGATGGGGTGCGCAACTATCAGGCGCGTAATTTCCTGCGGGCCATGAGCGTGGGCGACGAGTTCTTCTTCTATCACTCCAGTTGCCCGCAGCCGGGCATTGCCGGCATCGCCCGCATTACCGCCGCAGCCTATCCCGACCCGACCGCATTAGACCCCGAGAGCCCCTATTACGACGCGAAGGCCAATGCCGAGAAAAACCCCTGGAGCGCCGTGGACGTGGCTCATGTGACGACCTTCCGCCAGGTGCTGGGCCTCGGGATGCTCAAACAGCAGGCCACGCTCGATGAGCTGGCGCTGGTGCAAAAAGGCAGTCGGTTGTCGGTGATGCCGGTCACTGCCGAGCAATGGGCAGCGATTTTAGCGCTGGCTGCCTGA
- a CDS encoding flagellar basal body-associated protein FliL: MKAWILMMLALLLPAAALAEESKEGEPKVSYISLSPPFVGNYALDGSPKLRVYKADVALRVTGDAAAAAVKHHEPLIRNQLVALFTQQGVENMSNVEAKEKLRQEALKQVQQVMEAEEGKPIVEDLLFNNLIVQ; the protein is encoded by the coding sequence GTGAAAGCGTGGATCTTGATGATGCTGGCCTTGCTGTTGCCGGCGGCGGCCCTGGCCGAAGAATCCAAGGAAGGAGAGCCCAAGGTGTCCTACATCAGCCTTAGCCCACCTTTCGTCGGCAACTATGCCCTCGACGGCAGCCCTAAGTTGCGGGTGTACAAGGCCGACGTGGCCTTGCGCGTCACCGGTGATGCCGCCGCCGCTGCGGTCAAGCACCATGAGCCGCTGATTCGCAACCAGCTGGTGGCACTGTTCACCCAGCAGGGCGTGGAAAACATGAGCAATGTCGAGGCCAAGGAAAAACTGCGCCAAGAAGCGCTCAAGCAGGTTCAGCAGGTGATGGAGGCCGAGGAAGGCAAGCCCATCGTCGAGGATTTGCTGTTCAATAACCTGATCGTGCAGTGA
- a CDS encoding NADPH:quinone oxidoreductase family protein: protein MKAVLCKTLGPAQNLVLEEVASPVPKKNEILLDVQAAGVNFPDTLIIEGKYQFQPPLPFSPGGEAAGVVAAVGEKAGAFTVGDRVMALTGWGAFAEQVAVPFYNVLPIPASMDFATAAAFGMTYGTSMHALRQRGQLKAGETLLVLGASGGVGLAAVEIGKAMGARVIAAASSAEKLAVARAAGADELIDYGQDSLKDEIKRLTGGQGVDVVYDPVGGELFEQAVRGLAWNGRLLVVGFASGTIPQLSVNLALLKGAAVLGVFWGAFAQRQPEDNAANFRQLFAWHAEGTLKPLVSQTYALAEAGVAIEQLAQRKAVGKLVVLTR, encoded by the coding sequence ATGAAAGCAGTGTTGTGCAAAACCCTTGGCCCTGCGCAAAACCTGGTGCTGGAGGAAGTCGCAAGCCCGGTACCGAAAAAGAACGAGATCCTGCTGGACGTTCAGGCCGCGGGGGTCAATTTTCCCGACACCTTGATCATCGAAGGCAAGTACCAGTTCCAGCCACCGCTACCGTTCTCACCTGGTGGCGAAGCGGCGGGGGTGGTGGCAGCGGTCGGCGAGAAGGCCGGCGCCTTCACAGTCGGCGACCGGGTCATGGCGCTGACCGGCTGGGGCGCCTTCGCCGAGCAGGTCGCCGTGCCCTTCTACAACGTACTGCCGATTCCCGCATCGATGGACTTCGCCACCGCCGCAGCGTTCGGCATGACCTATGGCACCTCGATGCATGCCCTGCGCCAGCGGGGCCAGCTCAAGGCCGGCGAAACCCTGTTGGTGCTCGGCGCGTCCGGCGGTGTGGGGTTGGCCGCAGTGGAGATCGGCAAGGCCATGGGCGCCCGGGTGATCGCCGCGGCCAGCAGCGCCGAGAAGCTCGCCGTCGCCAGGGCCGCCGGCGCCGACGAGCTGATCGACTACGGCCAGGACAGTTTGAAGGATGAAATCAAGCGCCTGACCGGCGGCCAGGGCGTGGATGTGGTCTACGACCCGGTGGGTGGCGAACTGTTCGAGCAGGCCGTACGCGGTTTGGCCTGGAACGGCCGACTGCTGGTGGTGGGCTTTGCCAGCGGGACCATCCCGCAGTTGTCCGTGAACCTGGCACTGCTCAAGGGCGCCGCGGTGCTGGGCGTGTTCTGGGGTGCTTTCGCTCAGCGCCAGCCCGAGGACAACGCTGCCAACTTCCGCCAGCTGTTTGCCTGGCATGCCGAGGGCACGCTCAAGCCACTGGTGTCGCAGACCTACGCGCTGGCAGAGGCTGGAGTGGCCATCGAGCAGTTGGCGCAGCGAAAAGCCGTGGGCAAGTTGGTGGTGCTAACCCGATAA
- a CDS encoding gamma-glutamylcyclotransferase, protein MSTLESSSWQVTYPPSLDFGQQLTDEQLHHSMKLTMSRHEGGPVWLFAYGSLIWRPECNSVERQRARVHGYHRGLYLWSHEHRGTPDCPGLVFGLDRGGSCSGFAYRLDERNLDDSLMALWQREMPYPAYRPHWLNCRLSDGNKVQALGFVLERHLPCYAGNLPDSLLSQILASARGRYGSTRDYVEQTLNALRSHQMPDRNLEARFRRCHNLCEV, encoded by the coding sequence ATGTCGACACTTGAAAGTTCGTCGTGGCAGGTGACATATCCTCCTTCGCTGGATTTCGGTCAGCAGTTGACCGATGAGCAGTTGCATCACTCCATGAAATTGACCATGTCGCGCCATGAAGGTGGGCCGGTGTGGCTGTTCGCCTATGGCTCACTGATCTGGCGACCAGAATGCAATTCGGTGGAGCGCCAGCGGGCGCGGGTGCACGGATACCACAGGGGCCTGTATCTGTGGTCCCACGAGCACCGTGGGACGCCCGATTGCCCGGGGCTTGTGTTCGGCTTGGACCGGGGAGGCTCGTGCAGTGGTTTTGCCTACCGCCTGGACGAGCGCAACCTGGATGACTCGCTGATGGCCCTGTGGCAACGCGAGATGCCATACCCGGCCTATCGGCCGCACTGGCTCAATTGCCGGTTGAGCGACGGCAATAAGGTGCAGGCCCTGGGCTTTGTGCTGGAGCGGCATCTGCCGTGCTATGCCGGCAACCTGCCGGATTCCTTGCTCAGCCAGATCCTGGCCAGTGCCAGGGGGCGTTATGGCAGTACGCGGGACTACGTCGAGCAGACACTTAACGCCTTGCGCAGTCATCAGATGCCTGATCGCAATCTGGAAGCACGGTTCCGCAGGTGCCATAACCTGTGTGAGGTGTAG
- a CDS encoding CDP-6-deoxy-delta-3,4-glucoseen reductase yields MQVTLQPSGAVLAVEPGERILDAARRLGYDCPNSCRNGNCHVCAALLVEGRVRQEGEVRDHGELFTCIAEPLEDCVVLWDGVLALGELPVRKLACTLSECVEVGGDVWRVRLRAPAGKPPRYHAGQYLMIEREGADKAAFSLASAPHGGRDLELHVLVRENSARQLISQLQRDGVARIELPFGDAHLAELPDGPLVLIAAGTGMGQMHSLIEHCRAQGFKHPVHLYWGVRRPEDFYQIEHWSEWAHLPNLFLHKVVSDLCGWEGRCGLLHEAVCEDIADLNQVHVYASGSPNMVYATLDALVEAGMDAHRMRADVFAYAPRA; encoded by the coding sequence ATGCAGGTAACGTTGCAGCCGTCCGGAGCGGTACTGGCCGTCGAGCCCGGAGAACGGATTCTGGATGCGGCCCGACGTCTGGGTTATGACTGCCCCAACAGCTGTCGCAACGGCAATTGCCACGTCTGCGCCGCGCTGCTGGTGGAAGGGCGGGTGCGTCAGGAGGGTGAGGTTCGCGATCATGGCGAGCTGTTCACCTGCATCGCCGAGCCGCTGGAGGACTGCGTGGTGCTCTGGGATGGTGTGCTGGCCCTGGGTGAATTGCCGGTGCGCAAGCTGGCTTGCACCTTGAGTGAGTGCGTCGAGGTCGGTGGCGACGTCTGGCGCGTGCGCCTGCGCGCGCCTGCGGGCAAGCCGCCGCGCTATCACGCCGGGCAGTACCTGATGATCGAGCGGGAAGGGGCCGACAAGGCGGCTTTCTCCTTGGCATCGGCCCCCCATGGCGGACGTGACCTGGAGCTGCATGTGCTGGTACGGGAGAACAGCGCGCGACAACTGATCAGCCAACTGCAGCGCGATGGCGTGGCCCGTATCGAGTTGCCGTTCGGTGACGCGCACCTGGCCGAATTGCCGGACGGGCCGCTGGTGCTGATCGCTGCTGGTACCGGCATGGGCCAGATGCACAGCCTGATCGAGCATTGCCGTGCCCAGGGCTTCAAGCACCCGGTTCACCTGTATTGGGGCGTGCGTCGGCCTGAGGACTTCTACCAGATAGAGCACTGGTCCGAGTGGGCGCATTTGCCGAACCTGTTCCTGCACAAGGTGGTGAGTGATCTGTGCGGTTGGGAAGGGCGCTGCGGGTTGTTGCATGAAGCGGTTTGCGAAGACATCGCAGACCTGAATCAAGTCCACGTCTACGCCAGCGGCTCGCCCAACATGGTTTATGCCACCCTGGATGCGCTGGTCGAGGCTGGCATGGACGCGCATCGCATGCGTGCCGATGTTTTCGCCTACGCACCGCGGGCCTGA
- the ubiD gene encoding 4-hydroxy-3-polyprenylbenzoate decarboxylase, producing MQYRDLRDFIRGLEQRGELKRIQVPISPILEMTEVCDRTLRAKGPALLFEKPTGFDMPVLGNLFGTPERVAMGMGAESVDELREIGKLLAFLKEPEPPKGLKDAWSKLPIFKKVVSMAPKVVKDAVCQEVVVEGEDVDLTQLPIQHCWPGDVAPLITWGLTVTRGPNKDRQNLGIYRQQLIGRNKVIMRWLSHRGGALDYREWCEKHPGQPFPVAVALGADPATILGAVTPVPDTLSEYAFAGLLRGNRTELVKCRGSDLQVPATAEIILEGVIHPGEMAPEGPYGDHTGYYNEVDSFPVFTVERITHRQKPIYHSTYTGRPPDEPAILGVALNEVFVPILQKQFPEIVDFYLPPEGCSYRMAVVTMKKQYPGHAKRVMLGVWSFLRQFMYTKFVIVTDDDINARDWNDVIWAITTRMDPKRDTVMIDNTPIDYLDFASPVSGLGSKMGLDATHKWPGETTREWGRAIVKDEAVTRRIDELWDQLGID from the coding sequence ATGCAGTATCGCGACTTGCGCGACTTCATCCGCGGCCTGGAACAGCGCGGTGAACTCAAGCGCATCCAGGTTCCGATCTCCCCCATCCTGGAAATGACCGAAGTCTGCGACCGCACCCTGCGCGCCAAGGGCCCGGCGCTGCTGTTCGAAAAGCCCACCGGCTTCGACATGCCTGTGCTGGGCAACTTGTTCGGGACGCCGGAGCGCGTGGCCATGGGCATGGGCGCCGAATCGGTCGATGAGCTGCGTGAAATCGGCAAGCTGCTGGCCTTCCTCAAGGAGCCCGAACCGCCGAAAGGCCTCAAGGACGCTTGGTCCAAGCTGCCGATCTTCAAGAAAGTCGTGTCCATGGCGCCCAAGGTGGTCAAGGACGCGGTGTGCCAAGAGGTCGTGGTCGAAGGCGAAGATGTCGACCTCACCCAACTGCCGATCCAGCATTGCTGGCCGGGCGATGTGGCCCCGCTGATCACCTGGGGCCTGACCGTCACTCGCGGCCCCAACAAGGATCGCCAGAACCTCGGCATCTACCGTCAACAGCTGATCGGCCGCAACAAGGTCATCATGCGTTGGCTGAGCCACCGTGGCGGCGCCCTGGACTACCGTGAATGGTGCGAGAAGCACCCCGGTCAGCCATTCCCCGTGGCTGTCGCCCTGGGCGCGGATCCGGCGACCATCCTCGGCGCCGTGACGCCCGTGCCGGACACCCTTTCCGAATACGCCTTCGCAGGACTTCTGCGCGGCAACCGTACCGAGCTGGTCAAATGCCGTGGCAGCGACCTTCAGGTGCCGGCCACCGCCGAGATCATTCTCGAAGGGGTCATCCACCCAGGCGAAATGGCGCCGGAAGGGCCATACGGCGATCACACTGGCTACTACAACGAGGTGGACAGCTTCCCGGTCTTCACCGTCGAGCGCATCACCCATCGGCAAAAACCGATCTACCACAGCACCTACACCGGTCGTCCGCCGGATGAGCCGGCGATCCTGGGCGTGGCGCTGAATGAAGTGTTCGTGCCGATCCTGCAGAAGCAGTTCCCCGAGATCGTCGATTTCTATCTGCCGCCGGAAGGCTGCTCGTACCGCATGGCGGTGGTGACCATGAAAAAGCAGTATCCGGGGCACGCCAAGCGCGTGATGCTGGGTGTGTGGTCGTTCCTGCGACAGTTCATGTACACCAAGTTCGTTATTGTCACCGACGACGACATCAACGCCCGCGACTGGAACGACGTGATCTGGGCCATCACCACGCGCATGGACCCCAAGCGTGATACGGTGATGATCGACAACACGCCGATCGACTACCTCGACTTCGCGTCGCCGGTATCGGGCCTGGGGTCGAAGATGGGCCTGGACGCCACGCACAAGTGGCCGGGCGAGACTACACGCGAATGGGGACGTGCCATCGTCAAGGACGAGGCCGTCACCCGCCGTATCGATGAGCTGTGGGATCAGTTGGGAATAGATTGA
- the rho gene encoding transcription termination factor Rho: MNLTELKQKPITDLLEMAEQMGIENMARSRKQDVIFALLKKHAKSGEEISGDGVLEILQDGFGFLRSADASYLAGPDDIYVSPSQIRRFNLRTGDTIVGKIRPPKEGERYFALLKVDTINFDRPENAKNKILFENLTPLFPNERLKMEAGNGSTEDLTGRVIDLCAPIGKGQRGLIVAPPKAGKTIMLQNIAANITRNNPECHLIVLLIDERPEEVTEMQRTVRGEVVASTFDEPPTRHVQVAEMVIEKAKRLVEHKKDVVILLDSITRLARAYNTVIPSSGKVLTGGVDAHALEKPKRFFGAARNIEEGGSLTIIATALVETGSKMDEVIYEEFKGTGNMELPLDRRIAEKRVFPAININKSGTRREELLTADDELQRMWILRKLLHPMDEVAAIEFLVDKLKQTKTNDEFFLSMKRK; encoded by the coding sequence ATGAACCTGACTGAACTCAAGCAAAAGCCGATTACCGATCTTTTGGAAATGGCCGAACAGATGGGCATCGAAAACATGGCCCGTTCGCGCAAACAGGACGTGATTTTCGCCCTGCTGAAGAAGCATGCGAAAAGCGGCGAAGAGATCTCGGGTGACGGCGTGCTGGAGATTCTCCAGGATGGTTTCGGTTTCCTGCGTTCGGCGGATGCCTCCTACCTGGCCGGCCCTGACGATATCTACGTCTCGCCCAGCCAGATCCGTCGCTTCAACCTGCGCACCGGTGACACCATCGTCGGCAAGATCCGTCCGCCGAAGGAAGGGGAGCGTTACTTCGCCCTGCTGAAAGTCGACACCATCAACTTCGACCGTCCGGAAAACGCGAAGAACAAGATCCTGTTCGAGAACCTGACGCCGCTGTTCCCGAACGAGCGCCTCAAGATGGAAGCCGGTAACGGCTCCACCGAAGACCTTACCGGTCGAGTCATCGACCTGTGCGCTCCGATCGGTAAAGGCCAGCGCGGCCTGATCGTCGCTCCGCCGAAAGCGGGCAAGACCATCATGCTGCAGAACATCGCGGCCAACATCACCCGTAACAACCCCGAGTGCCACCTGATCGTCCTGCTGATCGACGAGCGCCCGGAAGAAGTGACCGAAATGCAGCGCACCGTGCGCGGCGAAGTGGTCGCCTCGACTTTCGACGAACCGCCGACCCGTCACGTGCAGGTCGCCGAGATGGTCATCGAAAAGGCCAAGCGCCTGGTCGAGCACAAGAAGGACGTGGTCATCCTGCTCGACTCCATCACCCGTCTGGCGCGTGCCTACAACACCGTGATCCCGAGCTCCGGCAAGGTCCTGACCGGTGGTGTCGACGCCCACGCCCTGGAAAAGCCAAAGCGTTTCTTCGGTGCTGCCCGTAACATCGAGGAAGGCGGCTCGCTGACCATCATCGCCACCGCGCTGGTCGAAACCGGCTCGAAGATGGATGAAGTGATCTACGAAGAGTTCAAGGGCACCGGCAACATGGAGCTGCCGCTGGACCGCCGCATCGCCGAGAAGCGTGTGTTCCCGGCCATCAACATCAACAAGTCCGGTACCCGTCGCGAAGAGCTGCTGACCGCCGATGACGAGCTGCAGCGCATGTGGATCCTGCGCAAGCTGCTGCACCCGATGGACGAAGTCGCCGCCATCGAGTTCCTGGTCGACAAGCTCAAGCAAACCAAGACCAACGATGAGTTCTTCCTGTCGATGAAGCGTAAGTAA
- the trxA gene encoding thioredoxin TrxA: MSDKIKHVTDASFDADVLQAQGPVLVDYWAEWCGPCKMIAPVLDDIAATYEGKLTVAKLNIDENQETPAKHGVRGIPTLMLFKNGNVEATKVGALSKSQLAAFLDANL; this comes from the coding sequence ATGAGCGACAAAATCAAACACGTCACCGACGCCAGCTTCGATGCCGACGTACTGCAGGCTCAAGGCCCGGTGCTGGTCGACTACTGGGCTGAATGGTGCGGCCCATGCAAGATGATCGCTCCGGTCCTGGACGACATCGCGGCTACCTACGAAGGCAAGCTGACCGTCGCCAAGCTGAACATCGACGAAAACCAGGAAACCCCTGCCAAGCACGGCGTGCGTGGTATCCCGACCCTGATGCTGTTCAAGAACGGCAACGTCGAGGCGACCAAGGTCGGCGCCCTGTCCAAGTCCCAGCTGGCCGCGTTCCTCGACGCCAACCTGTGA
- the ppx gene encoding exopolyphosphatase has protein sequence MPHTTAKNLSLIAAIDLGSNSFHMVVAKAHHSEIRILERLGEKVQLAAGISEERQLSEEAMQRGLECLKRFSQLINGMPQGAVRIVGTNALREARNRNEFILRAEAILGHPVEVISGREEARLIYLGVSHTLADTPGKRLVADIGGGSTEFIIGQRFEPLLRESLQMGCVSFTQRYFRDGKITPARYAQAYTAARLELMSIENALHRLTWDEAIGSSGTIRAIGAAIKANGMGSGEVNAEGLAALKRKLFKLGEVDKIDFEGVKPDRRAIFPAGLAILEAIFDALELQRMDHCDGALREGVLYDLLGRHHHEDVRERTLNSLMERYHVDQGQAARVERKALHAFDQVAKAWGLEEGNWRDLLSWAAKVHEVGLDIAHYHYHKHGAYLIEHSDLAGFSREDQQMLALLVRGHRRNIPKDKFAEFGDEGVQLIRLCVLLRFAILFHHIRGTQQMPKVELKAGEDNLEVVFPQGWLEENQLTQADFANEAQWLARVNFILSVR, from the coding sequence ATGCCGCATACCACCGCGAAGAACCTGTCTCTGATCGCCGCCATCGACCTTGGCTCCAACAGTTTTCACATGGTCGTGGCCAAAGCCCACCACAGTGAAATCCGCATTCTCGAGCGGCTCGGGGAAAAGGTGCAATTGGCCGCCGGCATCAGCGAGGAACGTCAGCTGAGCGAGGAAGCCATGCAGCGGGGCCTCGAATGCCTCAAGCGCTTCTCCCAACTGATCAACGGCATGCCCCAGGGCGCCGTGCGCATCGTCGGCACCAACGCCCTGCGTGAAGCACGCAACCGCAACGAATTCATCCTACGCGCCGAAGCCATCCTCGGCCATCCGGTCGAGGTCATCTCCGGCCGCGAGGAAGCGCGCCTGATCTACCTGGGTGTTTCCCACACGCTGGCCGACACCCCGGGTAAGCGCCTGGTCGCCGACATTGGCGGCGGCAGCACCGAATTCATCATCGGCCAGCGCTTCGAGCCGTTGCTGCGCGAGAGTCTGCAGATGGGCTGCGTCAGCTTCACCCAGCGCTATTTCCGCGATGGCAAGATCACCCCGGCACGCTATGCCCAGGCTTATACCGCCGCGCGTCTGGAGCTGATGAGCATCGAAAACGCCCTGCACCGTCTGACCTGGGATGAAGCCATCGGCTCGTCCGGCACCATCCGTGCCATCGGTGCGGCAATCAAAGCCAACGGCATGGGCAGCGGCGAAGTCAACGCCGAAGGCCTCGCGGCGCTCAAACGCAAGCTGTTCAAGCTCGGCGAGGTCGACAAGATCGACTTCGAAGGCGTCAAGCCGGACCGTCGGGCGATCTTCCCGGCAGGCCTGGCGATTCTCGAAGCGATCTTCGACGCCCTGGAGCTGCAACGCATGGACCACTGTGACGGTGCCTTGCGCGAGGGCGTGCTGTACGACCTGCTGGGCCGTCACCACCACGAGGACGTGCGCGAGCGCACCCTCAACTCGCTGATGGAGCGCTACCACGTCGACCAGGGCCAGGCGGCTCGGGTCGAACGCAAGGCGCTGCACGCCTTCGACCAAGTGGCCAAGGCCTGGGGCCTGGAAGAGGGCAACTGGCGGGATCTGCTGAGCTGGGCGGCGAAAGTGCACGAAGTGGGGTTGGACATCGCCCACTACCACTACCACAAGCACGGCGCCTACCTGATCGAACACTCCGACCTGGCCGGCTTCTCCCGCGAGGACCAGCAGATGCTGGCCCTGCTGGTTCGCGGCCACCGCCGCAATATTCCCAAGGACAAGTTCGCGGAGTTCGGCGACGAAGGCGTGCAGTTGATTCGTCTGTGCGTGCTGCTGCGCTTCGCCATCCTGTTCCACCACATTCGTGGCACTCAGCAGATGCCGAAGGTGGAGCTCAAGGCGGGCGAGGACAACCTGGAGGTGGTGTTCCCTCAGGGCTGGCTGGAAGAAAACCAGCTGACCCAGGCCGACTTCGCCAACGAGGCGCAGTGGCTGGCCCGGGTCAACTTCATCCTCAGCGTACGTTGA